From a region of the Teredinibacter turnerae genome:
- a CDS encoding flagellar hook-length control protein FliK, translating into MQSLLESASSLDTVSTQKNSAKKHDSFSSTDDRDAFRRALDQERQTQSRTDAGRERKTDGLQEADSAVKKDEADAGTEDTLAAGNPEQDSTSAQQPEGSAVAQAAPQTKPETTASPGLAATIEAQAKRDTADAGLEIDSGVLPAKHPGKNSAIPASGLEVSSAQTVVGNTHSTGRTPASPLASAGGATSTVTVSLANGANGSNGADVASLTDAPSPQSEPLKPTDQLNTDLASGKLSGLVASSPATKMLASETFSRLSGEGELKEFAEVMAQASGNTQTAMSAAKAEMTPYALAQGADKIPVTIRFGQTAWAGQVAERTAMMVAQNLSTAELQLDPPELGPLQVKVTVHNDQATVTFVSANAQVREALDQSANRLRDMLGQQGVALGDVNVSDQSSQQSGREQSQDGETHSPRGAGSSAELLDGEDAAPVTVWAAPTGVDYYA; encoded by the coding sequence ATGCAATCTCTACTTGAAAGCGCTTCCTCGCTCGACACAGTCTCTACTCAAAAGAACTCGGCGAAAAAGCATGATTCGTTTTCGTCCACAGATGATCGCGACGCGTTTCGTCGCGCTCTCGACCAAGAGCGCCAAACTCAATCGCGCACGGATGCCGGGAGAGAGCGAAAAACGGACGGCTTGCAAGAGGCGGACTCCGCAGTAAAAAAAGATGAAGCCGACGCGGGCACTGAGGATACTTTAGCCGCCGGCAACCCTGAGCAGGATTCAACCTCAGCACAACAACCGGAAGGCTCAGCGGTGGCGCAGGCCGCACCCCAAACCAAGCCGGAGACCACAGCGTCACCGGGACTGGCCGCCACCATAGAGGCGCAAGCCAAGCGTGATACTGCCGATGCTGGGTTGGAAATCGATTCAGGGGTGTTGCCTGCTAAGCACCCCGGGAAAAATTCGGCAATTCCCGCATCTGGACTCGAGGTTTCGTCGGCTCAAACCGTGGTCGGCAATACCCATTCAACTGGTCGAACCCCCGCTTCGCCGCTCGCATCGGCGGGGGGAGCGACGTCCACTGTAACAGTGTCCTTAGCGAACGGGGCGAACGGGTCAAACGGGGCGGATGTCGCTTCTCTCACTGACGCACCAAGCCCTCAGAGCGAGCCACTAAAACCCACTGACCAGCTAAACACCGATCTCGCCAGTGGCAAACTGTCTGGCTTGGTCGCGAGTAGCCCGGCCACTAAGATGCTGGCTTCCGAAACTTTTTCCCGCCTATCTGGAGAAGGAGAGCTCAAGGAATTTGCAGAGGTGATGGCGCAGGCATCCGGAAACACGCAAACGGCGATGTCCGCCGCAAAAGCGGAGATGACACCCTACGCCTTGGCGCAAGGGGCCGATAAAATCCCGGTGACGATTCGTTTTGGCCAAACTGCCTGGGCGGGTCAGGTGGCCGAGCGCACCGCAATGATGGTCGCGCAAAATTTGAGTACAGCAGAATTGCAACTTGACCCACCGGAGTTGGGTCCGCTGCAGGTAAAAGTCACCGTTCACAACGACCAGGCAACGGTGACTTTTGTTTCTGCAAATGCGCAAGTGCGGGAAGCGCTTGACCAGTCTGCGAACCGGTTGCGAGATATGCTAGGTCAGCAGGGGGTTGCACTGGGTGATGTGAATGTTTCAGACCAGTCGTCGCAGCAATCTGGCCGTGAGCAATCACAAGACGGTGAAACGCATTCCCCACGTGGAGCCGGTTCGAGTGCTGAGTTGCTCGACGGGGAGGATGCCGCTCCCGTTACTGTCTGGGCTGCCCCCACTGGCGTGGACTATTACGCATAG
- a CDS encoding Hpt domain-containing protein: MQNNVELDTAMLASLRELLADKFVELVTTYNRDCALRIDAIRSALLAPEFSVINHEAHGIKGSSRNIGANSLADLCEQLEQKARAQDPAGMEQLFTAIEQDFAVVSAELTQLIA; encoded by the coding sequence ATGCAGAATAATGTAGAGCTGGATACAGCGATGCTTGCCAGTTTACGCGAACTCCTCGCAGACAAATTTGTCGAGCTGGTAACAACCTACAACCGCGATTGCGCATTGCGAATAGATGCGATACGCAGTGCGCTGCTGGCGCCTGAATTCTCAGTTATTAACCACGAAGCCCACGGTATAAAAGGTAGCAGCCGCAATATTGGTGCGAATTCGTTAGCCGATTTGTGTGAACAACTTGAGCAAAAAGCGCGCGCACAGGATCCCGCCGGTATGGAGCAACTTTTTACCGCTATTGAGCAAGATTTTGCCGTTGTTTCCGCTGAGCTAACCCAACTTATTGCCTGA
- a CDS encoding ATP-binding SpoIIE family protein phosphatase produces the protein MSEESEIPLNILIAEDSAADRLILESIFARAGYAPTLVENGAEAVASFQASTPDLIFLDVLMPVMGGIEAARKIRALADDEFIPIVFLTSLSGEESLVECIESGGDDFLPKPYNPVVLQSKVKAFSRMREMHKTLAHQKSLIETHNQHLIQEQTVAKQVYDKIAHSGCLDLDIIRSYMSPLSVFNGDVLVAEVSPSGSVMILLGDFTGHGLPAAIGSMPLASTFYGMVRKGFALPDIMKEINAKLHQILPVGFFCCATCIDIHIEKRRMRIWNGGLPESYLYRAKTHSYELLQSKNLPLGVLAEQDFEKATRRIPLDIGDRFFMWSDGIVEARDRTGSMFGEERLKQLMHRHMGLPGLFDEILREVHGHIGETDKDDDISLVEVCVADVEIGLPEEDVHTHVKSRLVDWSMAFTIASTSLKEFDPLPLLVNVISEVPGLKDRSTTLYTVLSELYANALEHGVLGLESRLKDTPAGFTEFYRLRRQRLSELAEGFVSFDLEHHAAPHGGMLTIRVRDSGKGFDPSKRAEKTKDKPDYFGRGLSLLTSICENLTIHPPGNDIEVNFRWTYDDGHD, from the coding sequence GTGTCGGAAGAGAGTGAAATCCCGCTGAACATACTTATCGCAGAAGATTCTGCCGCAGACCGCCTAATATTAGAATCGATTTTCGCGCGCGCGGGGTACGCGCCCACTCTCGTGGAGAACGGCGCAGAGGCCGTCGCCTCTTTTCAAGCCTCCACACCAGATCTCATATTCTTAGATGTGCTGATGCCGGTAATGGGCGGTATTGAAGCCGCGCGCAAAATACGCGCACTGGCGGACGATGAATTTATTCCTATTGTGTTTCTTACCTCGCTCTCTGGTGAAGAATCCCTGGTGGAGTGTATTGAGTCCGGCGGCGACGACTTTTTACCCAAGCCGTATAATCCGGTTGTTCTACAGTCAAAAGTTAAAGCATTTTCCCGTATGCGGGAAATGCATAAAACCCTGGCCCACCAAAAATCTTTAATAGAAACTCACAACCAGCATCTGATTCAAGAGCAGACAGTCGCGAAACAGGTGTACGACAAAATTGCCCATTCGGGCTGCCTTGATCTCGACATCATTCGCTCCTACATGTCGCCATTATCGGTGTTCAATGGCGACGTCCTCGTTGCAGAGGTCAGCCCCAGTGGTAGTGTGATGATTTTACTGGGCGACTTTACTGGTCACGGGCTCCCGGCGGCAATCGGCTCTATGCCACTGGCGTCGACCTTCTATGGCATGGTTCGCAAGGGTTTTGCTCTGCCGGACATCATGAAAGAAATCAATGCAAAGTTGCATCAGATACTACCCGTTGGTTTTTTTTGCTGTGCAACCTGTATCGATATCCACATCGAAAAGCGCCGGATGCGCATCTGGAATGGCGGCTTGCCGGAAAGCTATTTATACCGCGCTAAAACCCACAGTTATGAGTTGCTGCAATCAAAAAATCTTCCATTAGGGGTTCTCGCGGAGCAGGATTTTGAAAAAGCGACGCGTCGCATTCCATTGGATATCGGCGACCGGTTTTTTATGTGGTCCGATGGCATTGTTGAAGCGCGTGATCGCACTGGCAGCATGTTTGGCGAAGAGCGTCTCAAACAGTTGATGCACCGACACATGGGGCTGCCAGGATTGTTTGATGAGATACTTCGCGAGGTGCATGGGCATATCGGTGAAACGGATAAAGACGATGATATTTCGCTGGTAGAGGTGTGTGTTGCTGATGTAGAAATTGGCCTCCCGGAAGAAGACGTTCACACGCATGTGAAAAGCCGTTTAGTCGATTGGTCAATGGCATTTACGATTGCGTCGACCAGTTTAAAAGAATTCGATCCTTTGCCGCTTTTGGTGAATGTGATTTCGGAGGTACCGGGGTTAAAAGATCGCAGCACCACCCTGTACACCGTCTTGTCTGAGCTTTATGCGAACGCACTTGAGCACGGGGTGCTGGGGCTTGAATCGCGACTTAAAGATACCCCGGCTGGTTTTACCGAGTTCTATCGCTTGCGTCGCCAGCGGCTGTCGGAGTTGGCAGAAGGATTCGTGAGTTTCGACCTGGAACACCACGCTGCGCCCCATGGGGGAATGCTGACTATTCGCGTCAGGGACAGCGGCAAAGGCTTTGACCCTAGCAAGCGCGCCGAAAAAACGAAAGACAAACCGGATTATTTCGGACGCGGTCTGTCGCTGCTCACATCAATCTGCGAAAATCTCACTATTCATCCCCCCGGCAATGATATCGAAGTGAACTTCCGCTGGACTTACGACGATGGTCACGATTAA
- a CDS encoding STAS domain-containing protein — MAITSDVSSDGKILKISIDGRFDASSLDDFRRAYEEVDSNSLESYCVDLKDTVHLDSSALGMLLVLRDFAGGDNANIVINNCSPEVKKIFAISSFEQLFTIQ, encoded by the coding sequence ATGGCAATAACCTCAGATGTTTCCAGTGATGGAAAAATATTGAAAATTTCTATAGACGGGCGCTTCGATGCATCGTCCCTTGACGATTTCCGGCGGGCTTACGAGGAAGTGGATTCCAATTCATTGGAGTCCTATTGTGTCGATTTAAAGGACACCGTTCATTTGGACAGTTCCGCATTGGGAATGTTATTGGTTTTACGGGATTTTGCTGGCGGCGATAACGCCAATATTGTCATCAATAATTGCAGTCCAGAGGTGAAGAAGATTTTTGCTATCTCCAGTTTTGAACAGCTCTTCACTATTCAGTAG
- a CDS encoding protein-glutamate methylesterase/protein-glutamine glutaminase gives MAKRGPVKVLIIDDSALVRALLSEILSEHENIDVVGSASDPYDAREMIKQLNPDVLTLDIEMPRMNGIAFLKNLMRLRPMPVVMISTLTQQGAPATLEALELGAVDFVPKPKTEGAVALEKYSEEIIEKVLCAARANVAPRIEDKKVQTPDSAVATALTYGKTLKPGFLCAIGASTGGTEAIKDVVKSLPANSPAVVIAQHIPAVFSSSFAKRVDTLSAVHVYEAENNQKIEPGSVYIAPGDAHLRVIERQGSYICQLGTDDHINRHRPSVEALFDSVTKHVGAKAMGVILTGMGADGAAALLRMKQAGCVTVAQDEATSVVWGMPGAAVKLGAADQVLPLDKITRYILTRAYQ, from the coding sequence GTGGCGAAACGTGGGCCGGTAAAAGTTCTGATCATCGATGACTCCGCACTGGTGCGTGCACTCCTTTCTGAGATTTTATCGGAGCACGAAAATATCGATGTTGTAGGCAGCGCATCTGATCCTTACGATGCCCGAGAAATGATCAAGCAGCTCAATCCGGATGTGCTCACGCTTGACATTGAAATGCCGCGCATGAACGGCATTGCTTTTCTCAAAAACCTGATGCGTTTGCGGCCTATGCCCGTCGTTATGATTTCCACCCTTACCCAACAGGGTGCCCCCGCCACTTTGGAAGCTCTGGAGCTCGGCGCTGTAGATTTCGTCCCTAAACCGAAAACCGAAGGGGCGGTTGCACTCGAAAAATACAGTGAAGAAATTATTGAAAAAGTGCTCTGTGCGGCGCGGGCCAATGTGGCGCCACGCATTGAAGACAAAAAAGTGCAAACCCCGGATTCGGCTGTCGCGACAGCGCTAACCTATGGTAAAACGTTAAAACCTGGATTTTTGTGTGCCATTGGCGCCTCTACCGGTGGCACAGAGGCGATTAAAGATGTAGTGAAATCGTTGCCCGCGAACTCACCTGCCGTAGTCATCGCCCAGCACATCCCCGCCGTTTTCAGTTCGTCCTTTGCGAAGCGCGTCGATACCCTTTCGGCTGTACACGTGTACGAAGCCGAAAATAATCAAAAAATTGAACCTGGTTCCGTTTATATCGCCCCGGGTGATGCGCATTTACGTGTGATCGAGCGTCAGGGCAGCTATATTTGTCAACTTGGAACGGATGATCATATCAATCGTCACCGCCCCTCTGTAGAGGCGCTTTTCGACTCGGTGACCAAGCATGTGGGCGCCAAAGCCATGGGCGTCATACTAACCGGTATGGGTGCGGATGGGGCAGCGGCTTTGTTGCGCATGAAGCAGGCAGGTTGCGTAACTGTTGCGCAAGATGAAGCGACAAGCGTGGTTTGGGGGATGCCTGGCGCAGCAGTAAAATTAGGTGCCGCAGACCAGGTTTTACCGCTGGATAAGATAACACGGTATATACTTACAAGAGCTTATCAGTAA
- the cheD gene encoding chemoreceptor glutamine deamidase CheD has product MFSSDYKPERPLKGFEHINRYWDKRMNTAAAKILPGECYVSRTGEMIVTVLGSCISACIRDRVIGIGGMNHFMLPVASSDTMITRPNAVNKELCYGNWAMEYLINAILKQGGKRDRLEVKVFGGGRVLTCMTNIDVGKRNIDFLLNYLERDGLAISAQDLGHDYPRKVLYFPDTGAVKLKKLRTRANTTIERREKAYLDSMVSKPAEGDIELF; this is encoded by the coding sequence GTGTTCAGTTCAGATTACAAACCCGAAAGGCCACTTAAGGGGTTTGAACACATCAACCGCTATTGGGATAAGCGTATGAACACCGCCGCTGCAAAAATTTTGCCGGGAGAATGCTATGTGAGTCGGACGGGCGAAATGATTGTTACGGTTTTGGGGTCCTGTATTTCGGCGTGTATTCGAGACCGCGTGATTGGCATTGGCGGTATGAATCACTTTATGTTGCCGGTGGCCTCCAGCGATACCATGATTACGCGCCCAAATGCCGTGAACAAGGAATTGTGTTACGGCAACTGGGCGATGGAGTATTTGATTAATGCCATATTAAAGCAAGGTGGTAAGCGTGACCGACTTGAGGTGAAAGTATTTGGCGGTGGTCGGGTGCTGACCTGCATGACAAATATCGATGTAGGTAAGCGCAACATTGATTTTCTATTGAATTATCTGGAGCGCGACGGTTTAGCTATTAGCGCGCAGGACCTGGGGCACGATTACCCGAGAAAAGTACTCTATTTTCCAGATACCGGTGCCGTGAAACTGAAAAAATTGCGCACACGAGCCAATACCACTATTGAACGACGCGAGAAAGCGTATCTGGATTCTATGGTATCCAAGCCTGCAGAAGGCGATATCGAATTGTTTTAA
- a CDS encoding CheR family methyltransferase — MTEKNFGMIKAIAYKLTGISLSDHKKNMVYGRLARRLRVLRLNSFDQYCALIDQENCSEHVEFINSITTNLTSFFREKHHFDFMAGQLLPQLMRKNLKTKRLRVWSAGCSTGEEPYSIAMVLRSLASLSGWDVRVLATDLDTNVVNKGKNGVYPVDRAENIPDEYRRFLKTDKNHEWVRVKSSVCDLITFKQLNLLQDWPMKGPFDIIFCRNVVIYFDTPTQKKLFDRYANILTDDGHLFIGHSENLHNVTNRFQALGRTIYKKAH; from the coding sequence ATGACGGAAAAAAATTTCGGGATGATAAAGGCCATAGCCTACAAGCTGACGGGAATCAGCTTGTCGGATCACAAGAAAAATATGGTGTACGGCCGCCTTGCTCGGCGGCTGCGCGTACTGCGACTGAACTCATTTGACCAGTATTGCGCGTTAATAGACCAGGAAAATTGCAGTGAGCATGTGGAGTTTATCAATTCCATTACCACTAATTTAACGTCTTTTTTCCGGGAAAAACATCATTTCGATTTTATGGCCGGGCAACTGTTACCCCAGCTTATGCGTAAAAATCTGAAAACCAAGCGCCTTCGGGTGTGGTCTGCAGGGTGCTCAACCGGTGAAGAGCCATACTCGATTGCAATGGTGCTGCGTTCGTTAGCGTCTTTATCAGGTTGGGATGTTCGTGTTCTGGCGACAGATTTAGATACTAACGTTGTTAACAAAGGAAAGAATGGCGTCTACCCGGTTGATCGGGCGGAAAATATTCCGGACGAATATCGGCGATTTTTAAAAACAGATAAAAATCACGAGTGGGTGAGGGTTAAAAGCAGCGTCTGTGATCTAATCACGTTTAAACAGCTCAACCTGCTTCAAGATTGGCCAATGAAAGGGCCGTTTGACATAATTTTTTGCCGTAACGTGGTGATTTACTTCGACACCCCAACGCAGAAAAAACTATTCGACCGCTACGCCAATATATTGACCGATGATGGCCATTTGTTTATTGGTCATTCAGAAAATTTGCATAATGTTACCAATCGCTTTCAAGCCCTTGGTCGAACTATTTACAAAAAGGCCCATTGA
- a CDS encoding methyl-accepting chemotaxis protein: protein MTSILSKLGLGSDDTYELKLKLEAASDAMAVIEFDPSGNILYANTNFASTMGYSPQELVGKHHRLFVEPEYGNSNEYRQFWESLARGERQQTQFKRFARNGDAIWIEASYNPLKGRDGRVYKVIKYAIDITAQKRQEAESRKLAELADALNICQSRVMFVNEQLEVVYLNKVIKEMFAQRESLLSKDVPGFSVSSIMGFNLGTLFSSDSELKQRLSGISETYRKDFTISGLTFGLIISPWKDSSGKRLGLVLEWDDKTERLAQELKEKLLAEENARIRQSLDVCNTSVMMADVDLNIIYMNNAVRKMMERRESELRKVLPSFNASQLMGANVDQFHKNPQHQRSMLATLKQPYKTSLDLGELNFNLIATPIHDSTGNHLGTVVEWDDRTDAVAKERVEKAEAEENARVRQALDNVTTNVMIADNDANIIYMNAAVVNMMKNAESDLRKSLTGFDASKLMGANMDIFHKNPAHQRGLVNNLKSTYEGKAEVGGRTFTVTANPVTVDGQRIGTVVEWKDRTEEVAIEREVDEIIEAASSGDFSKHIVLDGKTGFFEVLAKGLNDLISTTEVALNDIIRMLGAMARGDLSERITRDYQGSFGRMKDDANETADKLTDVISKLRTAAGSISAAANEIAQGNADLSQRTEQQASSLEETASSMEEMTSTVKQSADNAGQASTSALDAQNKARTGGEVVSRAVNSMDEINAASKRISDIIGVIDEIAFQTNLLALNAAVEAARAGEQGRGFAVVAGEVRNLAQRSAAAAKEIKDLIRDSVKKVQDGTALVNESGTTLSEIVASVEEVTSMMREIADASKEQTSGIEQVNTAVAQMDEMTQQNAALVEQVSAAGESMAEQARAMNQIVDFFSVVGKNDEARQTLEVHSARKRQAVTSSRSGSSPAASARSTSTDDEWEDF, encoded by the coding sequence ATGACTAGTATCCTTTCCAAGCTCGGGCTTGGGTCAGATGACACCTATGAGTTAAAGCTAAAGCTAGAAGCGGCCAGCGATGCAATGGCAGTTATTGAGTTTGACCCATCCGGTAATATTCTATACGCCAACACAAACTTTGCGAGCACTATGGGCTACAGCCCCCAGGAGCTCGTTGGTAAACATCACCGTCTGTTTGTTGAACCGGAGTATGGGAATTCTAACGAATACCGCCAGTTTTGGGAATCCCTTGCTCGAGGTGAGAGGCAGCAGACGCAGTTTAAACGGTTCGCGCGCAACGGCGATGCGATTTGGATCGAAGCGTCATACAACCCGTTAAAAGGCCGCGATGGCCGCGTGTATAAAGTCATCAAGTACGCCATTGATATTACCGCTCAAAAACGCCAGGAAGCTGAAAGCCGAAAGCTCGCAGAGTTGGCGGATGCGCTGAATATTTGTCAGTCGCGGGTGATGTTTGTTAATGAGCAGCTGGAAGTGGTCTACCTCAACAAGGTTATCAAAGAGATGTTCGCCCAGCGCGAGAGTCTGCTGAGCAAAGACGTTCCAGGTTTCAGTGTATCCTCCATCATGGGTTTTAATTTGGGTACGCTTTTTTCTTCCGATAGCGAATTGAAACAGCGCTTATCCGGTATTAGTGAAACCTACCGAAAAGATTTTACGATTTCTGGCTTGACTTTTGGACTGATTATTTCACCCTGGAAGGATTCTAGCGGAAAGCGACTCGGATTGGTGTTGGAGTGGGACGACAAAACAGAACGCCTCGCACAGGAGTTGAAAGAGAAACTCCTTGCGGAGGAAAACGCCCGTATTCGTCAATCGCTGGATGTGTGTAATACATCGGTGATGATGGCGGATGTGGATCTCAATATTATTTACATGAATAACGCCGTTCGCAAAATGATGGAGCGGCGGGAGAGCGAGCTGCGAAAAGTACTGCCCAGCTTTAATGCGAGCCAGTTAATGGGCGCTAATGTGGATCAATTCCATAAAAATCCGCAGCATCAGCGGTCGATGCTCGCAACTTTGAAACAACCCTATAAAACTAGCCTGGATTTAGGTGAATTGAATTTCAACTTGATCGCAACACCAATCCACGACAGCACCGGTAACCATCTCGGTACCGTTGTTGAATGGGATGACCGAACAGATGCGGTTGCCAAAGAACGGGTGGAAAAAGCCGAAGCGGAAGAAAATGCCCGGGTGCGGCAAGCACTGGATAATGTGACCACCAATGTGATGATTGCAGACAACGATGCAAACATCATCTATATGAATGCGGCTGTCGTAAACATGATGAAAAACGCGGAGTCCGATCTTCGCAAGTCTCTCACCGGCTTCGATGCAAGCAAGCTGATGGGTGCCAACATGGATATATTCCATAAAAACCCAGCCCACCAGCGAGGTTTGGTAAACAATTTAAAATCCACCTACGAAGGAAAAGCCGAAGTGGGAGGGCGTACATTCACGGTTACTGCAAACCCCGTAACGGTTGACGGTCAGCGAATCGGCACGGTCGTTGAGTGGAAAGATCGTACAGAAGAAGTGGCGATCGAAAGAGAAGTGGATGAAATAATCGAAGCAGCATCGTCCGGTGATTTCAGTAAGCACATTGTACTGGATGGAAAAACCGGGTTTTTTGAGGTGCTGGCGAAAGGATTGAACGACCTTATCAGTACAACTGAAGTCGCGCTGAACGATATTATTCGTATGCTTGGCGCTATGGCTCGCGGCGATCTTTCAGAGCGAATCACTCGGGACTACCAAGGCTCGTTTGGTCGGATGAAAGACGATGCAAACGAAACAGCAGATAAACTTACCGATGTAATTAGCAAGTTGCGTACTGCCGCGGGTTCTATTAGCGCTGCGGCAAATGAAATCGCGCAGGGCAATGCGGATCTCAGTCAACGCACCGAGCAACAGGCGTCGTCACTGGAAGAAACTGCGTCGAGCATGGAGGAGATGACCTCCACGGTGAAACAAAGTGCGGATAATGCCGGGCAGGCGAGTACGTCCGCACTGGATGCGCAAAACAAAGCACGCACCGGTGGTGAAGTCGTTAGTCGCGCAGTCAATTCGATGGACGAAATTAACGCAGCGAGTAAACGTATCAGCGATATTATCGGGGTTATCGACGAAATTGCATTCCAGACTAACCTGCTTGCGTTGAACGCTGCCGTTGAAGCGGCGCGCGCCGGTGAGCAAGGCCGTGGATTCGCGGTGGTAGCGGGTGAGGTGCGCAACTTGGCTCAGCGCTCAGCGGCAGCGGCTAAAGAAATTAAAGATCTGATCCGCGACAGTGTGAAGAAAGTTCAGGACGGTACCGCGCTGGTGAACGAATCGGGCACCACTTTGAGCGAGATCGTCGCTTCGGTCGAAGAAGTGACGTCGATGATGCGTGAGATTGCCGACGCGTCCAAAGAGCAAACCTCGGGGATTGAGCAGGTGAACACTGCGGTCGCGCAAATGGATGAAATGACCCAGCAAAACGCGGCCTTGGTGGAGCAGGTGTCGGCCGCAGGTGAATCGATGGCAGAGCAGGCTCGTGCCATGAATCAGATTGTCGATTTCTTCTCGGTTGTGGGCAAAAACGATGAAGCTCGCCAGACGCTGGAGGTGCACAGCGCTAGAAAACGACAGGCGGTGACTTCGTCTCGCTCGGGATCATCGCCAGCGGCGTCAGCGCGCAGTACCTCGACTGATGATGAATGGGAAGACTTTTAA
- a CDS encoding chemotaxis protein CheW: MQANANADSAVAANVANAGDGISPDSHQTDQYLTFIMAGEEYGVDILCVQEIRGWESATPLPNAPAHIKGVINLRGTIVPIVDLRQCFGMEAIDYTPVTVVIVLKVKSESSEYRVMGIVVDAVSDVYSLGKKDMRPPPDLSNAVNTDFVKGLVNVEDKMVILLDIDELLTLEDVPNLANVAKQIQSSVG, from the coding sequence ATGCAGGCTAACGCAAATGCCGATAGTGCCGTGGCGGCAAACGTGGCGAATGCAGGTGACGGTATCAGTCCCGATAGTCACCAGACAGATCAATACCTGACCTTCATTATGGCGGGTGAAGAGTACGGGGTTGATATTTTATGTGTACAGGAAATTCGCGGCTGGGAGAGTGCCACGCCCCTGCCAAATGCGCCTGCACATATAAAAGGCGTGATTAATTTGCGCGGTACTATTGTTCCTATCGTTGACCTGCGGCAGTGTTTTGGCATGGAAGCCATTGATTACACCCCGGTAACGGTGGTGATCGTGCTCAAGGTTAAATCAGAGAGCAGTGAGTATCGGGTAATGGGTATTGTTGTGGATGCAGTATCGGATGTGTATTCACTCGGCAAAAAAGATATGCGGCCACCGCCCGATTTATCGAACGCTGTGAATACCGATTTTGTAAAAGGTCTGGTTAACGTCGAAGACAAAATGGTCATTCTGCTGGATATTGATGAGCTGTTAACGTTAGAGGACGTGCCTAACCTCGCTAATGTCGCCAAGCAAATTCAAAGTTCGGTGGGATAG